A window of Leptotrichia wadei contains these coding sequences:
- a CDS encoding ComF family protein: MFRNRDIISGEELVECDIVSKDTRNILNSLKKLRKLNNIYYVWDYNREFKRLIYSYKYNHRKVMAKLIAELVKEEFYYVLKREKIDVVVSVPVSRKRKNERGYNQVDEILNFLKVNYVQLERIKNTKKMAGILNEEDRNKNIKGAFKISGNIDFKNKNILILDDIITTGATLREIKSSILEQFEGDVNKKNIKIIVFCLAAAREIKMNRGEI; encoded by the coding sequence TTGTTTAGGAATCGGGATATAATTTCTGGGGAGGAACTGGTTGAGTGTGATATTGTGTCAAAGGATACGAGAAATATTTTGAACAGCTTAAAAAAATTGCGAAAATTAAATAATATTTACTATGTCTGGGATTATAACAGGGAATTTAAGAGATTGATTTATTCCTATAAGTATAATCATAGGAAGGTTATGGCAAAATTGATTGCTGAATTGGTAAAAGAGGAGTTTTATTATGTTTTAAAAAGGGAAAAAATAGATGTTGTTGTGAGTGTGCCTGTCAGCAGGAAAAGAAAAAATGAGAGAGGATATAATCAAGTTGATGAAATTTTGAATTTTTTAAAGGTTAATTATGTTCAGCTTGAACGGATTAAAAATACGAAAAAAATGGCTGGAATTCTAAATGAGGAAGATAGAAATAAAAATATAAAGGGAGCTTTTAAAATTTCTGGAAATATTGACTTTAAAAATAAAAACATTCTGATACTTGATGATATTATAACAACTGGGGCTACACTTAGGGAAATTAAAAGTAGTATTTTAGAGCAATTTGAAGGTGATGTGAATAAAAAAAATATAAAAATAATAGTTTTTTGTCTGGCTGCGGCTAGGGAAATTAAGATGAATAGAGGAGAAATATGA
- a CDS encoding YraN family protein, with amino-acid sequence MNKREVGFKYENIAKDYLILQGLVFVESNFYTRFGEIDLIFFEKSSQTLVFVEVKYRRNDFFGSAIEMVTEEKQNRIFASSQVYLLKKNWDRNVRYDIIGVSKDSGNIEWLKNAF; translated from the coding sequence ATGAATAAAAGGGAAGTTGGGTTTAAGTATGAGAATATAGCAAAGGACTATCTGATTTTGCAGGGGCTTGTGTTTGTTGAGAGTAATTTTTATACTAGGTTTGGGGAGATTGATCTGATTTTTTTTGAGAAGAGTAGCCAGACGCTTGTGTTTGTGGAAGTTAAGTATCGAAGAAATGACTTTTTTGGATCGGCGATTGAGATGGTAACGGAGGAAAAGCAGAATAGGATTTTTGCCAGTTCGCAGGTTTATCTTTTGAAAAAAAATTGGGACAGGAATGTGAGGTATGATATTATTGGAGTAAGTAAGGATTCTGGAAATATTGAGTGGTTAAAAAATGCGTTTTGA
- a CDS encoding alpha-amylase family glycosyl hydrolase — MSFKLKMKLLLFLVSSVISFSTSVQNENFHKNINDTVNIQENYLISASKRNNKKNSENFEKNKKVNDKADVTDENADVSKKNELKYSQRNDGIIDLDSLVHKEDTEFRVLNGNNVKIMLKTKNNDIYSAEIVYDGGKKLMRGIGNYGGNEIFMAEIPSSVSSYYFVLTDDKTKYYMGRNISKNLKDIERFEFSRSKKLTTIPEWARGSVGYQIYIDSFRNGDVDNDAIFNEFGTDDFAEPTGEIRSGRSKKDLVLAYWGGNEKPQFSLNEWNSNYEEKNEWEENTLNDVQNYTRYYGGDLEGIIEKLDYIKDLGIEYIILSSPFYSLSNHKYDTIYFNHVDPYFGYIEQTGTSKGLDIKSKVHNNNGDMELNLLIFNPETDKNLLDEDLLDPKTWVWTDSDLKLASLVKKAHQKGLKVVLEVAADTTSNRFFAINNKEFSNWYLKDTVLDLKNPEVRNYIENAMKKWILGPDGTFKKEIYDDGIDGIRYVYYDNANKEYIANITENLKKYKPDLLITGEVSNSITKDIEDGIYDSGADYNIINNIIKYTVNTNPNFRIGGVEFATKLNEIYNRYSSNRFNMTQVFIGSLDTDRIFSGMINPNRVYDRNNQSDQGYLNIRPDLYDGTAVNKLKRVVAMQMMLPATPIIYYGDEKGMWGADSPRNRKPMLWEDYEPYDNETDNIIKYKDRLRSLPSVVEVNEVQKWISYPVKSNPDIENHYRALLKIRKEHKNLFKNGKLRILEVYSDPKTKGRIDSEITAYLDDQKRRAKLYQGRDINPARPNTDFISYEISDGNESMIMVVNNGSDEYPLSLQVPKLFGFYRNQLNLKENYAISDKKIQINVKPYEVKVLYSNAKNMFDSFRENKNKK, encoded by the coding sequence ATGAGTTTTAAATTAAAGATGAAACTTTTGCTGTTTTTAGTAAGTTCAGTTATTTCATTTTCAACTTCTGTACAGAATGAGAATTTTCACAAAAATATAAATGATACTGTGAATATTCAAGAGAATTACTTGATTAGTGCGTCGAAAAGAAATAATAAAAAAAATAGTGAAAATTTTGAAAAAAATAAAAAAGTTAATGATAAAGCTGATGTAACAGATGAAAACGCAGATGTTTCAAAAAAAAATGAATTGAAATACAGTCAAAGAAATGATGGAATTATTGATCTAGATTCATTAGTTCACAAAGAGGATACTGAATTTAGAGTTCTTAACGGAAATAATGTTAAGATAATGTTAAAAACTAAAAATAACGATATCTATTCTGCAGAAATTGTTTATGATGGCGGTAAAAAATTGATGCGTGGAATTGGAAACTATGGTGGAAATGAAATTTTTATGGCTGAAATCCCAAGCAGTGTGTCAAGTTATTATTTTGTGCTGACAGATGACAAGACAAAATATTATATGGGAAGAAATATTTCAAAAAATCTAAAGGACATAGAAAGATTTGAGTTTTCACGTTCAAAAAAATTAACGACAATTCCAGAATGGGCTAGAGGTTCTGTAGGATACCAGATTTACATTGATTCATTTAGAAATGGGGATGTGGATAATGATGCGATTTTTAATGAGTTTGGGACAGATGACTTTGCAGAGCCTACTGGAGAAATTCGTTCAGGAAGATCAAAAAAAGATTTAGTTTTGGCATATTGGGGCGGAAATGAGAAGCCGCAGTTCTCGCTAAATGAGTGGAATAGTAATTATGAGGAAAAAAACGAGTGGGAAGAAAATACGTTAAATGATGTTCAAAATTACACACGTTATTATGGTGGAGACTTAGAAGGAATAATTGAAAAGCTTGATTATATTAAAGATCTTGGTATAGAATATATAATTTTATCATCACCATTTTATTCACTTTCAAACCATAAATATGACACAATTTACTTTAATCACGTTGATCCGTATTTTGGATATATAGAGCAGACTGGAACATCTAAAGGGCTTGACATAAAATCAAAAGTTCATAATAACAATGGGGATATGGAATTGAATTTGCTTATTTTTAATCCTGAAACTGATAAAAACTTGCTTGATGAAGACTTGCTAGATCCCAAAACGTGGGTGTGGACAGATTCTGACTTAAAACTGGCTAGCCTTGTGAAAAAGGCCCATCAGAAAGGTCTGAAAGTGGTTCTGGAAGTGGCTGCTGACACTACATCGAACAGATTTTTTGCGATAAATAATAAGGAATTTTCAAACTGGTATTTGAAGGATACTGTGCTTGACTTAAAAAATCCTGAAGTTAGAAATTATATTGAAAATGCGATGAAAAAATGGATTTTAGGGCCTGATGGGACATTTAAGAAGGAAATTTATGATGATGGGATTGATGGGATAAGATATGTTTACTATGATAATGCAAATAAGGAATATATTGCAAATATTACAGAAAATTTGAAAAAGTATAAGCCAGACTTGCTGATTACAGGGGAAGTTTCAAATAGCATTACAAAAGATATTGAAGATGGAATTTATGATAGTGGAGCAGATTATAATATTATTAACAATATTATAAAATATACTGTGAATACTAATCCAAATTTCCGTATTGGCGGAGTTGAATTTGCAACAAAATTAAATGAAATTTATAACAGATATTCAAGCAATCGCTTTAATATGACACAAGTGTTTATCGGATCGCTTGATACAGACAGAATTTTTAGCGGAATGATAAATCCCAATAGAGTTTATGATAGAAATAACCAGTCGGATCAAGGATATTTAAATATCCGCCCAGATCTTTACGATGGAACTGCTGTAAATAAATTGAAAAGAGTAGTTGCAATGCAAATGATGCTGCCTGCCACACCAATTATCTATTATGGAGATGAAAAGGGAATGTGGGGAGCAGATTCACCTAGAAATAGAAAGCCCATGTTATGGGAGGATTATGAACCTTATGACAATGAAACTGACAATATTATTAAATATAAAGACAGGCTTAGAAGTTTGCCAAGCGTTGTGGAAGTGAATGAAGTTCAAAAGTGGATTTCCTATCCTGTAAAAAGTAATCCTGATATTGAAAATCATTACAGAGCATTATTAAAAATACGTAAGGAACATAAAAATTTGTTTAAAAATGGAAAATTAAGAATTCTTGAAGTTTATAGCGATCCCAAAACAAAAGGGCGTATAGACTCGGAAATCACAGCTTATTTAGATGATCAGAAAAGACGGGCAAAACTGTATCAAGGTCGTGATATAAATCCTGCAAGACCAAATACAGACTTCATTTCCTATGAAATATCAGATGGGAATGAGTCAATGATAATGGTTGTAAATAATGGATCAGATGAATATCCGTTATCTTTACAAGTACCAAAATTATTTGGGTTTTATAGAAATCAATTAAATTTAAAGGAAAATTATGCGATTTCAGACAAAAAAATTCAAATTAATGTAAAGCCTTATGAAGTCAAGGTTTTATACAGTAATGCAAAAAATATGTTTGATTCATTTAGAGAAAATAAAAATAAAAAATAA
- a CDS encoding zinc ribbon domain-containing protein, with translation MRNDEKCCKCGMDIFEIKKVAIPTKRAVGAKIAIDTFYLKICKNCGYTEMYSTKIIQKVEDPV, from the coding sequence ATGAGAAATGATGAAAAATGCTGTAAATGTGGAATGGATATATTTGAAATAAAAAAGGTGGCTATTCCTACCAAAAGGGCCGTTGGAGCAAAGATAGCTATTGATACGTTTTATTTGAAAATATGTAAAAACTGTGGATATACGGAAATGTACTCAACCAAGATAATTCAGAAGGTTGAAGATCCAGTCTAA
- a CDS encoding AAA family ATPase, producing MSKYKENFLNYASKLDAVTNSNGKITKYGMSIVEENSRESTVLLLKKIAEIVDSKEFSKDIKEIANFLKKSLVEYYGYLEIKRICNLDEVVEDARSLTDLLEELNNLIGLKNVKSKVNDLIIYQKVQKMREKEGLNAVKSTLHLSFTGNPGTGKTTVARIIGRIYKQLGLLSRGHFIEVSRTDLIAGYQGQTALKVKNVIEKAKGGVLFIDEAYSITENEQSDSYGRECITELTKALEDYRNDLVVIVAGYSEPMKNFFSSNPGLKSRFNTFIEFEDYNTKELLEILISMCKNNDYDLTEKAKVKLNDFFETELQNKKENFSNGRMVRNIYDDLVMNHARRIVSIKNITKEDLLLITDLDFKL from the coding sequence ATGAGTAAATATAAAGAAAATTTTTTGAATTATGCTTCTAAACTAGATGCGGTTACTAATTCTAACGGTAAAATTACAAAATATGGAATGTCTATTGTTGAAGAAAATAGTAGAGAATCTACAGTTTTATTATTAAAAAAAATTGCTGAAATAGTAGATTCAAAAGAATTTTCCAAAGATATAAAAGAAATAGCAAATTTTTTGAAAAAAAGTTTAGTTGAATATTATGGTTATTTAGAAATAAAAAGGATTTGTAATTTAGATGAAGTAGTAGAAGATGCTAGAAGCTTAACGGATTTATTAGAAGAATTGAATAATTTGATTGGATTGAAGAATGTTAAATCTAAAGTGAATGATTTGATAATTTATCAAAAAGTTCAAAAGATGAGAGAAAAAGAAGGATTAAATGCTGTTAAAAGCACATTGCATTTATCTTTTACAGGAAATCCTGGCACTGGAAAAACAACTGTTGCTAGAATTATAGGTAGAATCTATAAGCAATTAGGTTTATTGTCAAGAGGGCATTTTATTGAAGTGTCAAGGACAGATTTAATAGCAGGGTATCAAGGTCAAACAGCATTAAAGGTAAAAAATGTTATAGAAAAAGCTAAAGGTGGAGTGTTATTTATTGATGAAGCCTACAGTATAACTGAAAATGAACAAAGTGATTCCTATGGAAGAGAATGCATAACCGAATTGACTAAAGCATTAGAGGATTATAGAAATGATTTGGTAGTAATTGTTGCTGGGTATTCTGAGCCAATGAAAAACTTTTTTTCTTCAAATCCTGGACTAAAGTCCCGTTTTAACACATTTATAGAATTCGAAGACTATAATACTAAAGAACTTTTGGAAATATTAATATCAATGTGTAAAAATAATGATTATGATTTGACAGAAAAAGCGAAAGTAAAATTGAATGATTTTTTTGAAACAGAATTGCAGAATAAAAAAGAAAATTTTTCAAATGGCAGGATGGTAAGAAATATTTATGATGATTTAGTAATGAATCATGCTAGAAGAATAGTGAGTATTAAGAATATTACGAAAGAAGATCTGTTATTAATAACTGATTTAGATTTTAAACTTTAA
- a CDS encoding Fic family protein: MEDKYKMTLEENIFVAKRNIVDSIWKSANLEGIAVTYPQTETIFQGLGIQNMKVKDINAIVNLKHSWEFILENIEYPVDLNYICKINQLIGEANVNPFPGQLRFSDVSMGGTDWKPEIPDKEKVNDSLNKILESGNSATEKAINLMLYLMRSQLFYDGNKRTSMMAANQVMIQNGAGIISVPIKYQEKFLELLVKFYETNNMDEIRELIYNHCIDGINFKRE; encoded by the coding sequence ATGGAAGACAAGTATAAAATGACATTAGAGGAAAATATTTTTGTTGCAAAAAGGAATATAGTAGATTCTATTTGGAAATCAGCAAATTTGGAAGGAATAGCTGTGACTTATCCTCAGACTGAAACGATTTTTCAAGGGCTGGGAATTCAAAATATGAAAGTTAAGGATATAAATGCCATTGTTAATTTGAAACATTCGTGGGAATTTATTTTGGAAAATATTGAATATCCAGTTGATTTAAATTATATCTGTAAAATAAATCAACTTATTGGAGAGGCAAATGTAAATCCTTTCCCAGGACAATTGAGATTTTCTGATGTCAGTATGGGTGGAACAGATTGGAAGCCTGAAATTCCTGATAAAGAAAAAGTGAATGATAGTTTGAACAAGATTTTAGAAAGTGGAAATTCTGCAACAGAAAAAGCAATAAATTTAATGCTATATTTAATGAGAAGCCAGCTTTTTTATGATGGAAATAAAAGGACAAGCATGATGGCGGCAAATCAGGTGATGATTCAAAATGGTGCAGGGATTATTTCAGTTCCTATAAAATATCAGGAGAAATTTTTGGAATTGCTTGTGAAGTTTTATGAAACTAATAATATGGATGAAATTAGGGAATTAATTTATAATCATTGTATTGACGGGATAAATTTTAAAAGGGAATAA
- a CDS encoding ribonuclease HII — protein sequence MDEKKLGNKKNELLEFDKKYNKIVVGVDEAGRGPLAGPVVAGAVIVNQDFPELQEINDSKKLAEKKRERLFEAIEKNCIVGIGIASEKEIDEMNILNATFLAMRRAINQVAEKSAFDIVLVDGNHLIREYEGKQECIVKGDGKSLAIATASIVAKVTRDRMLCEIAKEFPEYEFEKHKGYGTKKHREILLEKGACKYHRKTFLKKILGVKN from the coding sequence ATGGATGAAAAAAAATTAGGAAATAAAAAAAATGAACTACTAGAATTTGATAAAAAATATAATAAAATTGTTGTTGGGGTTGATGAGGCTGGGAGAGGGCCTTTGGCTGGGCCAGTCGTGGCTGGGGCAGTTATTGTAAATCAGGATTTTCCAGAATTGCAGGAAATTAATGATTCAAAGAAATTGGCTGAAAAGAAAAGGGAGAGATTGTTTGAGGCAATAGAAAAAAATTGTATTGTGGGAATTGGGATTGCGTCAGAAAAGGAAATTGATGAGATGAATATTTTGAATGCAACATTTCTAGCAATGCGTCGAGCGATTAATCAAGTGGCTGAAAAATCAGCATTTGACATAGTTTTAGTTGATGGTAATCATTTGATTCGAGAGTATGAAGGAAAGCAGGAGTGCATTGTGAAAGGAGATGGTAAATCTCTTGCAATTGCGACAGCTTCGATTGTGGCAAAGGTTACAAGGGACAGAATGCTTTGTGAAATAGCAAAAGAATTTCCTGAGTACGAATTTGAGAAACATAAGGGGTATGGAACTAAGAAACATAGGGAGATTTTACTTGAAAAAGGGGCTTGTAAGTATCATAGGAAGACGTTTTTGAAGAAGATATTGGGAGTAAAAAATTAA
- a CDS encoding pseudouridine synthase family protein, which yields MNKLIRDFENTKYFGYMFFIEYDGQKFESFDENPNKKSVKAEFRKILESSKIKIFKGIQQAGRTDTNVSAKGNILYINSKNIIDFSKLKLLGTEGLEINKIVRTLPFLEFPQMIEKRYYIYEYPENLVKNNEERISQICEKVSGKRDFYEFTSEKGKKLKNHIREVFVKYENGRLYFVGDGFLPQQVRIMSNFILNNTKLDIEKLNNKNFENRKLGIKDKALDGKYLILEKVEFSEELEKISFFDVENIEELMVLKNEDYGKDFVKLNEKSLEAGNSASKINGLNEELKNIGGIAKIKKIEKNGYFTVFFVEKKDKGEFIGKNGKNIRKLKKIFGDIVVKEM from the coding sequence GTGAATAAATTAATAAGGGATTTTGAGAATACAAAATATTTTGGATACATGTTTTTTATAGAATATGATGGACAAAAGTTTGAATCTTTTGATGAAAATCCAAATAAAAAAAGTGTAAAAGCAGAATTTAGAAAAATTCTGGAAAGCAGCAAAATCAAGATTTTTAAAGGAATCCAGCAGGCTGGAAGAACTGATACGAATGTGAGCGCAAAGGGAAATATTCTTTATATAAATTCCAAAAATATTATTGATTTTTCAAAATTAAAACTTTTAGGGACAGAAGGGCTGGAAATCAATAAAATAGTAAGAACATTGCCGTTTTTAGAATTTCCGCAAATGATTGAAAAAAGATATTATATTTATGAATATCCAGAAAATCTTGTGAAGAATAATGAAGAGAGAATAAGTCAGATTTGTGAGAAAGTTTCTGGGAAAAGGGATTTTTACGAATTTACTTCAGAAAAGGGGAAAAAATTAAAGAATCATATAAGGGAAGTTTTTGTGAAATATGAAAATGGCAGGCTATATTTTGTGGGAGATGGATTTTTGCCGCAGCAGGTGCGAATTATGAGTAATTTCATTTTAAATAACACAAAGCTTGATATTGAAAAATTAAACAATAAAAACTTTGAAAATAGAAAATTAGGGATAAAAGACAAGGCGCTTGACGGGAAATATTTGATATTGGAGAAAGTTGAATTTTCAGAGGAATTGGAGAAAATCAGTTTTTTTGATGTCGAAAATATTGAAGAACTGATGGTTTTAAAAAATGAGGATTATGGAAAAGATTTTGTGAAATTAAATGAAAAAAGTTTAGAAGCAGGAAATTCTGCAAGTAAAATAAATGGCTTGAATGAGGAATTAAAAAATATTGGTGGAATTGCTAAAATTAAGAAAATTGAGAAAAATGGCTATTTTACAGTATTTTTTGTTGAAAAGAAGGATAAAGGGGAATTTATTGGGAAAAATGGGAAAAATATTAGGAAGTTGAAGAAAATTTTTGGAGATATAGTTGTGAAGGAAATGTAG
- a CDS encoding thymidine kinase codes for MIQNSKIGTLEVVTGSMYSGKSEELIRRLRRAEYAKQKIVAFKHAIDNRYGENGVFSHENNSFRAYPVSDVSQMEEIMEKNVDAEVIGIDEVQFFGKKVVDFCKKYVEYGKRVIVAGLDMSFRAEPYEPVPELMSIADQVDKLHAICMVCGKPAYASQRLINGEPAYYDDPLVMVGANENYEARCRRHHIVRYRSDKKGKIYFIVGTEINVGKKFVEKMYEEQLVDNKKIETIVIKGQMDENEKSNLIKLRKKINTALIENDYIFVRITGGLLLKLEGSYSILDFMCEFRKNSEVIIVSKNKKGVLNQILLTVDLLKKSDLNLKEIVYKNGNSHAGEEKEENGVIEKISKITEVKYREL; via the coding sequence ATGATACAAAATTCTAAAATTGGAACATTGGAAGTCGTTACTGGAAGCATGTATTCAGGGAAAAGCGAGGAGCTTATAAGACGGCTTAGACGTGCAGAGTATGCAAAACAGAAAATAGTTGCATTTAAACATGCGATTGACAATAGATATGGGGAAAATGGAGTATTTTCACATGAAAATAACAGTTTTAGGGCCTATCCTGTGAGCGATGTTTCCCAGATGGAAGAAATTATGGAAAAAAATGTTGATGCAGAAGTGATTGGTATTGATGAAGTACAGTTTTTTGGGAAAAAGGTTGTTGATTTTTGTAAGAAGTATGTGGAATATGGAAAAAGAGTGATCGTTGCAGGTCTTGATATGAGCTTCAGGGCAGAGCCTTATGAGCCTGTGCCAGAACTGATGAGCATTGCCGATCAGGTGGATAAGCTTCATGCAATTTGCATGGTTTGCGGAAAGCCTGCTTATGCGAGTCAGCGTCTTATCAATGGAGAGCCTGCATATTATGACGATCCGCTAGTTATGGTTGGTGCAAATGAAAATTATGAGGCAAGATGTCGAAGGCATCATATTGTAAGATATAGAAGCGATAAAAAAGGGAAAATATATTTTATAGTTGGAACTGAAATTAATGTTGGTAAGAAATTTGTCGAAAAAATGTACGAAGAACAATTAGTTGATAATAAAAAAATAGAAACTATTGTTATAAAAGGGCAAATGGATGAAAATGAAAAAAGCAATTTAATAAAATTGCGTAAAAAAATAAACACAGCATTAATTGAAAATGACTATATTTTTGTCAGAATTACTGGCGGACTTTTGTTAAAGCTGGAAGGAAGCTACAGTATTCTGGACTTTATGTGTGAATTTAGAAAAAATTCAGAAGTAATTATTGTTTCAAAAAATAAAAAAGGTGTGCTTAATCAGATTTTATTGACAGTTGACTTATTAAAAAAATCAGACTTAAATTTAAAGGAAATTGTCTATAAGAATGGGAATAGTCATGCTGGGGAAGAAAAGGAAGAAAATGGTGTTATTGAGAAAATATCGAAAATAACGGAAGTTAAATATAGAGAATTGTAG
- a CDS encoding RluA family pseudouridine synthase, with the protein MNEKKEKYEIENEFEGEIDSENEKNIFVLNEEAGSRIDKFLSERMELTRTRIQQLIKDENILVNGKKTKPAYKIEENDVVKVVIPELETVEIKPENIDIEIIYEDNDLAVINKRAGIVVHPANGHYSGTLVNAILYHIKDLSGINGEIRPGIVHRLDKYTSGLLIIAKNDKAHLKLSQMFHDKAVKKTYLAILKGKLNQKSGRIVTQIGRDKNDRKKMAVINDLNSGKTAITNYEVISQAEKFTLVKIHIETGRTHQIRVHMKHLGYPILGDSVYGRPDSEKRQMLHAYKLEFQHPITEENMEFIAELPEDFKKALKKCGLELENY; encoded by the coding sequence ATGAATGAAAAGAAAGAAAAATATGAAATTGAAAATGAATTTGAAGGTGAAATAGATAGTGAAAATGAGAAAAATATTTTTGTTTTGAATGAAGAGGCTGGAAGCAGGATTGATAAATTTTTGTCAGAAAGGATGGAATTGACACGGACACGGATTCAGCAGCTTATAAAAGATGAAAATATTTTAGTAAATGGGAAAAAGACAAAGCCAGCTTATAAAATTGAAGAAAATGATGTGGTAAAAGTTGTAATTCCAGAGTTGGAAACAGTTGAGATTAAGCCTGAAAATATTGATATTGAAATAATTTATGAGGACAATGATTTGGCAGTTATTAATAAAAGGGCTGGAATTGTTGTTCATCCTGCAAATGGGCATTATTCGGGAACGCTTGTAAATGCAATCTTGTATCATATTAAAGATTTGTCGGGAATAAATGGGGAAATACGTCCAGGAATTGTGCACAGGCTGGATAAGTATACGAGCGGACTTTTGATAATTGCCAAAAATGACAAGGCACATCTAAAATTGTCGCAAATGTTTCACGATAAAGCTGTGAAAAAAACTTATCTTGCAATTTTGAAGGGAAAATTGAATCAAAAAAGCGGGAGAATTGTAACACAAATCGGACGTGATAAAAACGACAGAAAGAAAATGGCTGTAATAAATGATTTAAATTCAGGAAAAACTGCAATTACCAATTATGAAGTAATTTCACAGGCGGAAAAGTTTACACTTGTTAAAATTCATATTGAAACTGGAAGAACTCATCAAATCAGAGTTCACATGAAACATCTGGGATACCCAATTTTAGGCGATAGTGTTTACGGAAGGCCAGACAGTGAAAAACGGCAAATGCTTCATGCCTATAAACTGGAATTTCAACATCCAATTACAGAAGAGAATATGGAATTTATTGCAGAATTGCCGGAAGATTTTAAAAAGGCGCTGAAAAAATGTGGGCTGGAGCTTGAAAATTATTAA
- a CDS encoding HD domain-containing protein gives MYIIRKAIEYFKPKINRAYMNEALKRLTENEKKIFLEMSDYDKFHSLEVYKKLRKTELRNDDKYLKLALLHDCGKGNVSIVTRILHKLGFKTELQNHAQRSFEKLEKVDEEVAILAKNHHNREYSEEMGIFQKCDDES, from the coding sequence ATGTATATTATTAGGAAAGCGATAGAGTATTTTAAGCCAAAGATTAATAGGGCTTATATGAATGAGGCTTTGAAAAGGCTTACAGAAAATGAGAAAAAAATATTTTTAGAAATGTCAGATTATGATAAGTTTCATTCGCTTGAAGTTTATAAAAAATTGAGAAAAACGGAATTGAGAAATGATGATAAATATTTGAAATTAGCACTTCTGCACGACTGCGGGAAGGGAAATGTGTCAATTGTAACGAGAATTCTGCATAAGTTGGGATTTAAGACAGAATTGCAAAATCATGCACAAAGAAGTTTTGAAAAGTTGGAAAAAGTAGATGAGGAAGTAGCGATTTTGGCTAAAAACCATCATAATAGGGAGTATTCAGAGGAAATGGGTATTTTTCAAAAATGTGATGATGAGAGTTAA